The proteins below come from a single Pyramidobacter porci genomic window:
- a CDS encoding HU family DNA-binding protein, whose amino-acid sequence MQAFRIDNLRRQRKMTKNDLINEVAANAGMSKKAAGEAISATFAAIEKALAKGDRVQLVGFGTFEVRRRAARVGRNPQDPKKTIQIPAKKVPVFRAGKGLKEQVN is encoded by the coding sequence ATGCAGGCTTTTCGTATCGATAATTTAAGGAGGCAGAGAAAAATGACAAAGAACGATCTGATCAATGAAGTTGCTGCAAATGCCGGTATGAGCAAGAAGGCTGCGGGCGAAGCGATTTCGGCTACTTTTGCTGCGATCGAGAAGGCCCTTGCCAAGGGAGACAGGGTTCAGCTGGTTGGTTTTGGCACATTTGAAGTCCGCAGACGTGCCGCCCGCGTGGGGCGTAATCCTCAGGACCCCAAGAAGACGATCCAGATTCCCGCCAAGAAAGTTCCTGTTTTCCGTGCCGGCAAGGGACTCAAGGAGCAGGTCAACTAG